CGATCGATCACCTCGGGATCAGCCTGCACATGAACCTGCGCGCCATGGTCAAGTACGGCCTGACCCCGCGGGAAACACTCACCGCCGCCACCAGCACGTCCGGGACCTACCTCGGCCTCCCGCTGGGCAGGATCGCCAAGGGCATGTACGCCGACCTGGCCATCATCGACGGCGACCCGCTGTCCCGCATCGAGGACGCCGCCAACGTCACCGCCGTCGTCGTCGGCGGGAGGCACCACACCGTCGAGCAACTCCTCGCGCCCTACCCGTCCTCCTCCACCACCGACCAGGCGACACCCGCGGCCTCCGCGCCTTCAGGCAAGGTCAAGGACCGCGTCCCCGTCCACCCGAGCACAGCCGGCCACTGGTGGAACGACCCGGCCCAGCTCGAGGGAGCAAGAACCGCCTGCTGCCACGACCACTGAGCGCGCGCGAGAGATCCGCGCCCGCCGATGATGCCATCCCCCAGGCTCAAGGGCCGTGCAGGTCTTCTCCTGGCGTGCGCGATCTCCGATCGGCGCGGGACAGGACCTGCTCCAGTTGTGCCGGGTCGGCCGCGCCGCCGGCCGCCAGGACGGTGCCGGCGCGGTCGGTCACCACCACGTACGGCGGCCACGGGATGTCATTGCGGTCGAAGACCTCCGGGTCCACGACCACAGGCAACCCGCCGCCACTGTATCCCTCCACCGCGCTGACCAGCACGACCTCCAGGCGAGCGGCTGTCGCGGCGAACTCCGGCAGCATCGTCCTGCACAGCCCGCACGCCGGCGAGACCAGCGCGTACATCATCCGGTCCCCGGCCGGCTCGGGCGCGCCGGTGAGAGCGAAGCGCGTGCCGGAGCGCGGCCCGTACCCGGCCTTCTCCCCACGTAGCAGCCGCCCGGGCAGCAAGGCCAGCCCGAGCAGGACCGCCGCCACCGGAAGCTGCAGGGGTGCGAACGCGACCGGCCCGGCCAGGGCCGCCGTCACCGCGAGGACCAGCAGCAGGCCGGTACGCAGCAGCGTGCCGGCCCCGACGGGGTCATGGCCGCCGAAGCATCCGCAGTCCACGGCCATCCGGCGCCGCATCACGGAGGCCATGGCCGCCAGGAACGTGCTGAACAGGACCCCCGCCACCACGGCACCCCACCGCCGGCCGCCCGGCGCGAGCAGCAGCCCGGCGGCGACCAGCTCGGCCACGAGCAGGCCCACCGCGGCCGGCCCGGCCAGGCGGGCCGGGAGCACCTGGTAACCGGCCACCGACCGGGCGAAGCCGCGCGCGTCCCGCAGCTTGCCCAGCACCGCGACCAGCAGCACCGCGGTCACGGCGAGGTACGCCGACTCGGCGACGATCACGGCACCCTCTGGTGGTAGGCCGAGGCCTGCAGCTCGTAGAGGCCGGCGTACAGGCCGTCGCGTTCCATCAGTTCGGCGTGCGTGCCCTGCTCGGCGATCGTGCCGCCGTCGAGCACGTAGATGCGGTCGGCGTAGCGGACGCTGGCCAGCCGGTGGGTGATGAGCACGATGGCGCGGTCGTCGGCGTGGCCGCGGATCCGCTCGAACAGGGAGTGCTCGGCACGGGCGTCCAGGGCCGAGGTCGGCTCGTCGAAGATGACCAGCGCGGCGTCGCGGTAGAAGCCGCGTGCCACGGCGATGCGCTGCCACTGACCGCCCGACAGGTCGTGGCCGCCGCGGAAGCGGCGGTCGAGCAGCGCGTCGTAGCCGTCGGGCAGCCGCGCCACCACCTCGTCGGCGCCCGCCGCGGCGGAGGCGGCGGCGAGCCGGTGCTCCTCCAGGGGCCGTCCCATGACGATGTTCTCGCGGACGGTGAGCGGCCAGCGAGTGTGATCTTGGGCGATCACGGAGACCCGCCGCCGCAACGCGTCACCGTCGAACGCGTCGAGGTCCACGCCGTCCCAGCGGATCGTGCCCTCCTGCGGCTGATACAGGCCGGCCAGCAGCTTGGCCAGGGTCGTCTTGCCCGAGCCGTTCTCGCCGACCAGGGCGATGACCTCACCCCGGCCGACCGTCACGCTGACGCCCGACAGTGCGGGCCGGTCGGCGTCGGGGTAGGTGAACGTGACGTTCTCGGCCGTCAGCAGACGGAACGGCGCCGACTCGACGGGGGGTGCGGACGCGGCGGGTGGCGAGGGGAGGCGTTCCCGGGCCAGCTCGCAGAAGGCCAGGTAGTCACCGAAGTAGAGGCCTGCCTCGTAGAGCCGGTTCATGGTCTGGATCAGGGCGGTGAGCGACATCTGCCCGGTCCTGATCGCCAGCACGGCCGCGCCGGCCACCGACAGCGGGATGACGCCGACGGCCAGCAGCACGCCGAGCGCCACGTACACGCCGGTCGTGGCCACGCCGGTCAGCAGGTCGCCGGCCGCCTTGGTCGCGGCCCGCCGCCGCGCCACGTTGAGCTGGACGTCCTGCTCAAGGTCGGCCACCTTGGCATACTGGCCGAGCAGGAAGTCCCGGAGCGTGAACGCCCGCACCTCGGCGGCGGGCTGCCGCTCGGCCATCAGGTCCGACAGCATGAACTTGCGCCGCCGCGCGGTGGAAAGTCGGTAGAACGCCTGGTAGCCCAGCCGCGCCATGCGCACCGCGGCCCATCCCGCCGGCACGGAGGCGACCAGCAGCAACGGCATGAGGGTCGGGTGCAGCAGGCCGAGCGCCACGACCGAGGCCAGCACACCCACCGCGCCGGTGACCACGGCGATCGTCGTCTCCACCACGTTGGCGGTGTCGGGCACGCCGCTGTCGCGGGCCCGCCGCATCGCATTGTGGAAGTCGTGGTCGTCGAACGCGGCCAGGTCCACCCGGGTGGTCAGCTCGAACAGGCGGGCCTCGGCCAGCCGTTCGACCAGCGGTTTGAGCCGAGCCTGCGCCCATCCGGCACCGGCCAGCAGCGCACCGCGCAACCCTGTGGCTGCGGCCACGAGCAGCAGCGAGGGAAGCGCGGCCCATACCCGATCGGGTGTGGGCCCGGCGGCGAACAGTGAGGCCAGCACGTCGGAGGTGGCCACCAGGCTGAAGACGGTGAAGATCCCGGCCGCGAGGTTGCCCGCCAGGGCCACGGCCGTGTCGCGAGGACTGGCCTGCCCCGCCATCCGCAGCGCGGCGGCCACCAGAGACGGCAGCCTGCGGGCGATCGTGCCGAGTGTGGCGGTCAGCAGGTGCTCGTCGTGGCTCTCCCAGTACTGGGCCGCGAGCCCTGACCGGTCGTCCGGGACACTCGTCGTGCGTCGGCGTCGCCAGAGCCTCACGTGAGGGCGCCGTTGCGAGACCGGCACGCCGGAAGTCCCCCCATCATGCACGCCAATCTAGAAGATCGAACTCTCAGTGTAAAGGTGCATGTAAACACATTTTTGGTCCTTATGGCCACCTCTGGACAGACTTCCGGATATATGCACATAATGCGTCCGTTTGCTCGCGACGAGGGAACGTACCCAACGATTCCTGGTCGTGGGCAGGGCCCGGGAAAGGTGCCTACCGGCGCCATCCCGAGGCTCGGATCCCCACGTCGGCCGCCCATAGGCGGCCAAGGAAGGAGCCCTTATGTCGGTCCTCGCCCTTGAGCCCCGCGACGCCGGAGTCCTGGAGTACGAAGACCTCGCCGTCGACTTCGAAGGCGAGCTGAACAAGCTGCTCCACGGCCCCCAGGCCTGCGTCAACACCTGCAAGCGCACGGTGTGCAGCAGCTTCCCGTGCTGTCCGTCCATTGTGTGAAAGCGGCTGACGCCACGCAGTGACGCGTGGTGACGCAAAGCGCTGGGGAAAGGCCATCGGCGCTGCTCCGATGGCCTTTCCCCGTATCAGGCAGATGCGCTCCGTTATCGAGGGACGACTGTGGATAGCAATGTGCTCGATCGCCTTACCCAATTTGCCGAGTTGAATGGTAGGGAAATATACGAGGACGACACGTGGATCAGCGTTCACGACCCTCACCACGAGATTCCGTTGCAGGGCTGGAAAATCCACATTTCCGCACGTCCCGGCGCCCTCACCGACACCCTTGACCGCGTGTTGCCGATCTTGGCGGGCAGCGGCTGCGCCTTCAAGGTCGCCCGCTCCGCCCGCAGACTCATGGAGCTCAACTCCGGCGACGTCGA
The Nonomuraea helvata genome window above contains:
- a CDS encoding MauE/DoxX family redox-associated membrane protein: MIVAESAYLAVTAVLLVAVLGKLRDARGFARSVAGYQVLPARLAGPAAVGLLVAELVAAGLLLAPGGRRWGAVVAGVLFSTFLAAMASVMRRRMAVDCGCFGGHDPVGAGTLLRTGLLLVLAVTAALAGPVAFAPLQLPVAAVLLGLALLPGRLLRGEKAGYGPRSGTRFALTGAPEPAGDRMMYALVSPACGLCRTMLPEFAATAARLEVVLVSAVEGYSGGGLPVVVDPEVFDRNDIPWPPYVVVTDRAGTVLAAGGAADPAQLEQVLSRADRRSRTPGEDLHGP
- a CDS encoding ABC transporter ATP-binding protein, producing the protein MRLWRRRRTTSVPDDRSGLAAQYWESHDEHLLTATLGTIARRLPSLVAAALRMAGQASPRDTAVALAGNLAAGIFTVFSLVATSDVLASLFAAGPTPDRVWAALPSLLLVAAATGLRGALLAGAGWAQARLKPLVERLAEARLFELTTRVDLAAFDDHDFHNAMRRARDSGVPDTANVVETTIAVVTGAVGVLASVVALGLLHPTLMPLLLVASVPAGWAAVRMARLGYQAFYRLSTARRRKFMLSDLMAERQPAAEVRAFTLRDFLLGQYAKVADLEQDVQLNVARRRAATKAAGDLLTGVATTGVYVALGVLLAVGVIPLSVAGAAVLAIRTGQMSLTALIQTMNRLYEAGLYFGDYLAFCELARERLPSPPAASAPPVESAPFRLLTAENVTFTYPDADRPALSGVSVTVGRGEVIALVGENGSGKTTLAKLLAGLYQPQEGTIRWDGVDLDAFDGDALRRRVSVIAQDHTRWPLTVRENIVMGRPLEEHRLAAASAAAGADEVVARLPDGYDALLDRRFRGGHDLSGGQWQRIAVARGFYRDAALVIFDEPTSALDARAEHSLFERIRGHADDRAIVLITHRLASVRYADRIYVLDGGTIAEQGTHAELMERDGLYAGLYELQASAYHQRVP
- a CDS encoding SflA family class IV lanthipeptide, with translation MSVLALEPRDAGVLEYEDLAVDFEGELNKLLHGPQACVNTCKRTVCSSFPCCPSIV